A genomic region of Opitutales bacterium contains the following coding sequences:
- a CDS encoding serine/threonine protein kinase encodes MHYQITRTIAEGGMGVVYEALQRGSGGFKKKIAIKIIREEYSQFEEFQNNFIGEAKLVADLIHTNIVQTYHLGEINRQYYMTMEYVNGINLEEFLEKHTNTGQRVPVDLAVFIASRICRGLAYAHVKRDSEGRLLGIVHRDVNPKNIMIAQEGDVKLTDFGIAKALDLMYNEEGEVIAGKDEYLSPEQANREVTDARADLFATAIVMTECLLGYNLFEADTPEETRDNILNLNIPDFRSVRAGIDDRLNDILHSAFKRGRDERYQSANEMLTALEMYMYGDGYGPTNEKLAIYLKDLLGNSGAEASERWKKGITPGLN; translated from the coding sequence ATGCATTACCAGATCACCCGCACCATCGCAGAGGGTGGCATGGGCGTGGTCTACGAAGCGCTGCAACGCGGCTCAGGCGGCTTTAAAAAGAAGATAGCCATCAAGATTATCCGCGAGGAATACTCCCAATTTGAGGAGTTCCAAAACAACTTTATCGGTGAGGCCAAGCTAGTCGCAGACCTGATCCATACAAACATCGTCCAAACTTACCACCTTGGTGAGATCAACAGACAGTATTACATGACGATGGAGTATGTGAACGGGATCAATCTTGAGGAGTTTCTTGAGAAACACACAAATACGGGTCAGCGTGTCCCCGTGGATCTCGCAGTTTTTATCGCGTCACGCATTTGCCGTGGGCTGGCCTATGCGCACGTAAAGAGAGATTCTGAGGGCCGTCTCCTCGGGATTGTGCATCGCGATGTGAATCCCAAAAATATCATGATCGCTCAAGAAGGTGATGTAAAACTGACTGATTTCGGAATAGCTAAGGCTCTGGACCTCATGTATAATGAAGAAGGTGAGGTGATTGCTGGCAAAGACGAATACTTATCGCCAGAGCAAGCGAATCGAGAAGTCACCGACGCGCGGGCAGATCTCTTTGCTACTGCTATTGTCATGACAGAATGCCTGCTGGGTTATAACCTGTTTGAAGCAGATACTCCTGAGGAAACACGCGACAATATTTTAAATCTTAACATCCCCGACTTTCGATCCGTGCGGGCGGGTATCGACGATCGCCTCAACGACATCCTACACAGTGCTTTCAAGCGCGGCCGAGACGAGCGCTACCAATCTGCAAACGAGATGCTCACTGCCCTGGAAATGTATATGTATGGTGACGGTTATGGCCCGACTAACGAAAAACTCGCCATCTATCTCAAGGACCTACTCGGCAACTCGGGAGCCGAAGCCAGCGAACGCTGGAAAAAAGGCATCACTCCCGGCCTGAACTAA
- a CDS encoding MFS transporter yields the protein MLGTPMVLLTEELGASPFVVGLCYSFVFLLAPFQILATALLHILGYKRQTIFFWSLRGLCIIPILWIAFSQPERGDPVAIWTLVIALFFFTIFRSIGAAAPIPWLYDLIPERVRGRYFATDLAIVGFCGVFTLILCAAAFLYLDTFTAIQSQFLFAIAGSFIAVFAISRLPSVPHPEPNSIGHILKAAPRLFTENRAFRNYTTLSVIVTAVNAAAYPFFAFYLKRNAGFDQVPILYFAAIQSFGGYLGALVVRSWIDRVSVRYAFIVSLVLHIINYTYWISVLVGFEGLLFLCPFMFFLIGGAGSFYHAAHNKHMPQLTDRGSRPLSVALITTSIGFGTGIFASGLGFVLKDKDGAFSDGRFLIYLGFALLVQVVLIIAYKKMEDQNRDAEPLVAITGWLRPFRGLFSFGLPLQRSGAEEKDHNHAKD from the coding sequence GTGCTTGGCACTCCCATGGTTTTGCTTACTGAAGAACTCGGGGCATCGCCGTTCGTAGTCGGTCTTTGTTACTCCTTTGTATTCTTACTCGCGCCCTTTCAGATACTCGCGACAGCCCTGCTCCACATTCTGGGCTATAAGCGTCAGACCATCTTTTTTTGGAGCCTGCGCGGTTTGTGTATCATTCCGATTCTATGGATCGCTTTTTCCCAACCAGAGCGCGGCGATCCTGTAGCTATTTGGACCCTGGTGATCGCTTTATTTTTCTTCACGATATTCCGGTCAATCGGCGCGGCTGCCCCGATCCCTTGGCTCTACGACCTCATTCCTGAGAGAGTGCGTGGCCGCTACTTTGCGACCGATCTCGCTATCGTTGGTTTCTGCGGTGTGTTCACACTCATTCTGTGCGCAGCGGCTTTCTTATATTTAGACACGTTTACGGCGATTCAGTCACAGTTTCTCTTCGCAATTGCTGGCAGCTTTATCGCCGTGTTTGCTATTTCGCGGCTGCCATCAGTGCCTCATCCAGAACCCAATAGTATCGGGCACATACTCAAAGCTGCCCCACGTTTATTTACGGAAAACCGAGCATTTAGAAATTACACGACCCTCAGCGTCATCGTAACTGCTGTGAACGCCGCCGCTTATCCATTCTTTGCATTTTACCTAAAGCGTAATGCGGGCTTTGACCAGGTGCCCATCCTCTACTTTGCAGCAATTCAGTCCTTCGGCGGCTATTTGGGAGCGCTTGTTGTGAGAAGCTGGATTGATCGTGTCAGTGTGAGATACGCATTCATCGTATCTCTCGTTTTACACATCATCAATTATACCTATTGGATTTCGGTTTTGGTCGGATTCGAAGGGTTACTCTTTCTCTGTCCCTTTATGTTTTTCCTAATCGGTGGTGCAGGTAGTTTTTATCATGCGGCCCACAATAAGCATATGCCTCAGCTCACGGATCGAGGTAGCCGACCGCTGTCAGTCGCCCTCATAACTACAAGCATTGGCTTCGGCACCGGCATCTTTGCTTCAGGCCTGGGTTTTGTACTGAAAGACAAAGATGGGGCTTTCTCGGATGGCCGTTTCCTAATTTATCTCGGCTTCGCGCTGTTGGTTCAGGTCGTCCTGATCATTGCCTACAAAAAGATGGAAGATCAGAACCGAGATGCCGAACCCCTGGTCGCTATCACGGGCTGGCTTCGACCCTTCCGCGGACTATTTTCTTTTGGACTACCGCTGCAGCGGAGCGGAGCCGAGGAGAAAGATCACAACCATGCAAAAGACTAG
- the argH gene encoding argininosuccinate lyase — translation MASKNKQATWGGRFSDGPAALMQKFSESVSFDRRLAPFDIQGSRAQAKMLAHTGIINDEERDAIITGLDEIEQEIAGGNFSWDESLEDVHMNIEQALTDRVPAAAKLHTARSRNDQVATDMRLFFKDAAAQLQEAIRGAQRALLTLARKGETVYIPGYTHLQRAQPVSIAHHILAYVEMLDRDVTRFAAVSDEANICPLGSGAIAGTTLPIDRLFTARELSFVGSDGEPRVTSNSMDAVSDRDVFISFAHACSVFGAHVSRLSEDMILWSSAEFGFVHLPDTFTTGSSLMPQKKNPDAFELLRGKVAQLGGIYQTLLTLVKGLPLTYNRDLQDDKPPVFAAFDLCMTACHVLQEMLPGIEPVPGKCTEAVSDPLLLATDVVDYLVRKGVAFREAHHVVGALVALSEKSNTALPELPLDKIQNISHQLGADWVECFDIAGALARREEPGMPGPEQTRSRFDYWSHRLA, via the coding sequence ATGGCCTCAAAAAACAAGCAAGCTACTTGGGGAGGACGCTTCTCCGACGGTCCTGCTGCATTGATGCAGAAATTTAGCGAGTCAGTGAGTTTTGACCGACGCCTGGCACCTTTCGATATCCAAGGCAGCCGCGCTCAAGCCAAGATGTTGGCTCATACTGGTATCATCAATGATGAAGAGCGCGATGCCATTATTACGGGTCTGGATGAAATTGAGCAGGAAATAGCGGGAGGAAATTTCTCATGGGATGAAAGCCTTGAAGATGTTCATATGAACATTGAGCAAGCGTTGACTGATCGGGTACCGGCAGCGGCAAAACTCCATACTGCGCGCAGTCGAAATGATCAGGTCGCAACTGACATGCGTCTCTTTTTCAAGGACGCCGCCGCTCAGCTCCAAGAGGCCATACGGGGCGCTCAGCGGGCCCTCCTCACTTTGGCGCGTAAGGGCGAAACAGTATACATTCCTGGCTATACACACTTACAGCGCGCCCAGCCCGTATCGATCGCACATCATATTTTGGCCTATGTCGAGATGCTAGATCGCGATGTGACTCGCTTTGCCGCCGTCTCGGATGAGGCAAATATCTGCCCCCTCGGGAGTGGCGCTATCGCTGGTACGACACTACCGATCGATCGCCTTTTCACGGCCAGGGAATTGAGTTTTGTTGGCTCAGACGGTGAACCAAGAGTGACCTCCAACAGCATGGATGCAGTCAGCGATCGAGATGTATTCATCTCATTTGCTCATGCCTGCTCTGTTTTCGGCGCCCATGTATCTCGGCTATCGGAAGATATGATCCTTTGGAGTTCGGCCGAATTTGGCTTTGTGCATTTACCGGACACATTCACCACGGGATCGAGTTTGATGCCCCAAAAGAAAAACCCGGATGCATTTGAGCTACTGCGCGGTAAAGTCGCCCAGCTCGGTGGAATCTATCAGACTTTGCTCACGCTCGTCAAAGGCCTACCCCTCACCTACAACCGTGACTTACAGGACGATAAGCCTCCAGTGTTTGCTGCCTTCGACTTGTGCATGACCGCATGCCACGTGCTTCAAGAAATGCTTCCGGGGATAGAACCAGTTCCAGGTAAGTGCACAGAGGCCGTCTCCGATCCACTACTACTGGCCACCGACGTGGTCGATTATCTCGTCCGGAAGGGCGTAGCCTTCCGCGAAGCTCATCACGTGGTCGGTGCACTGGTCGCACTCTCTGAAAAATCCAACACTGCACTCCCGGAACTCCCCCTAGATAAAATCCAGAATATCAGTCATCAACTTGGTGCGGACTGGGTCGAATGCTTCGACATTGCGGGTGCCTTAGCAAGACGTGAGGAACCGGGCATGCCTGGCCCCGAGCAGACGCGCAGTCGCTTCGATTACTGGTCTCATCGCCTTGCCTAG